In Thermomicrobiales bacterium, the following proteins share a genomic window:
- a CDS encoding inorganic phosphate transporter: protein MDEVLLLLILVFAAGVAFDFINGFHDTANAIATVVATRVLSLRTAILMAAGFNIFGALTGTAVAETIGSGLVDEGSVTQSVVLAALIGAIIWNLLTWWFGIPSSSSHALIGGLLGAGAVHGGFKVWQWTGIEKTLVALLGSPIIGFIGGLLLITIVSWLTFRIRPTTGTRVFRVLQLFSAAFMAFSHGSNDAQKTMGILTLALFTAGHLDSFHVPFWVMITAALAMGAGTAAGGRRIIHTMGDKIIKLNPIHGFAAETAAATVIYTASHLGFPVSTTHVISSSIMGVGSVRGRGGVRWGVARTIVSAWVLTIPACMIVSGICYLLLSIWIA from the coding sequence GTGGATGAGGTACTGCTCCTCCTTATCCTCGTCTTCGCCGCGGGCGTCGCTTTCGACTTCATCAACGGATTTCACGACACCGCCAACGCCATCGCTACGGTCGTGGCGACGCGCGTGCTATCGCTGCGCACCGCTATCCTCATGGCTGCCGGATTCAACATCTTCGGCGCGCTCACCGGCACCGCTGTCGCCGAGACAATCGGCTCCGGGCTGGTCGACGAGGGCTCGGTGACGCAGTCGGTCGTGCTGGCCGCGTTGATTGGCGCGATCATCTGGAACCTGCTGACCTGGTGGTTCGGCATCCCGTCGTCCTCGTCGCACGCGCTGATCGGTGGTTTGCTGGGTGCTGGTGCCGTGCACGGCGGTTTCAAGGTCTGGCAATGGACCGGCATTGAAAAGACACTGGTAGCGCTGCTCGGCTCACCGATCATCGGCTTCATCGGCGGCCTGCTGCTCATCACGATCGTCTCCTGGCTGACATTCCGCATCCGCCCGACAACCGGCACGCGCGTCTTCCGTGTGCTGCAGCTCTTCTCAGCCGCGTTCATGGCCTTCAGCCACGGCTCGAACGACGCGCAGAAGACGATGGGCATCCTGACGCTGGCGCTCTTCACCGCCGGGCACCTCGATTCGTTCCACGTACCGTTCTGGGTCATGATCACCGCCGCACTGGCGATGGGTGCCGGCACAGCCGCTGGCGGACGCCGCATCATCCACACGATGGGCGACAAGATCATCAAGCTCAACCCGATCCACGGCTTCGCTGCCGAGACAGCCGCAGCGACCGTCATCTACACCGCCAGCCACCTCGGCTTCCCGGTCAGCACCACGCACGTCATCTCGTCGTCGATCATGGGCGTCGGATCGGTGCGCGGGCGCGGTGGCGTCCGCTGGGGTGTCGCCCGCACGATCGTCAGCGCCTGGGTCCTGACGATCCCGGCCTGCATGATCGTCTCCGGCATCTGCTACCTGCTGCTGTCCATCTGGATTGCGTAG
- a CDS encoding transposase — protein sequence MANGRVHSREFKLQVVRQIEDGEKRPAQVCREHNLSDGLVWRWRREYAARGEAAFSPQEQTGSATLEQRIAELERFCGQLALENQVLKKGLASARSRNDTP from the coding sequence ATGGCGAATGGACGGGTTCATAGCCGGGAGTTCAAGCTGCAGGTGGTGCGCCAGATCGAGGATGGCGAGAAGCGTCCAGCACAGGTCTGCCGGGAACACAACCTGAGTGACGGCCTGGTCTGGCGCTGGCGACGGGAGTATGCCGCACGCGGTGAGGCCGCCTTCTCCCCGCAGGAGCAGACGGGTTCAGCCACGCTGGAGCAACGCATCGCCGAGCTGGAGCGGTTCTGTGGGCAACTGGCGCTGGAGAACCAGGTGCTAAAAAAGGGGCTCGCCAGCGCTCGCTCGCGGAACGACACGCCATGA
- a CDS encoding DUF47 family protein: protein MRWLLPREDTFFVLFERSAACMVAAGEALREFFAGEISADRFQPLDDLEHEGDQITHEVVGRISRTFITPMDRDDIHRLIHVFDDVIDATEEAGEIALLCNVDHVPEFAQELTDVLAQICQEVANLVPFLRGGDGYRQHIVRAHELENEGDRVWSRAFAALFEGQFDALDVIKWKEIYETLEDAIDACEEATQIMEEIIYKMA, encoded by the coding sequence ATGCGCTGGTTGCTGCCGCGCGAGGATACATTCTTCGTGCTGTTCGAACGCTCGGCGGCCTGCATGGTCGCGGCGGGCGAAGCACTGCGGGAATTTTTCGCCGGAGAGATCTCGGCTGATCGCTTCCAACCTCTTGATGACCTTGAGCACGAGGGCGACCAGATCACCCACGAGGTGGTTGGCCGCATCTCGCGCACCTTCATCACGCCGATGGACCGCGACGATATCCACCGCCTGATCCACGTCTTCGACGATGTGATTGATGCCACCGAGGAGGCCGGCGAGATCGCGCTGCTCTGCAACGTCGATCACGTGCCGGAGTTCGCCCAGGAGCTGACCGACGTGCTGGCCCAGATCTGCCAGGAGGTCGCGAACCTGGTGCCCTTCCTGCGCGGTGGCGATGGCTACCGCCAGCACATCGTCCGGGCCCACGAGCTGGAGAACGAAGGGGATCGGGTCTGGTCTCGCGCGTTCGCAGCCCTTTTCGAGGGGCAGTTCGACGCGCTGGACGTCATCAAGTGGAAAGAGATTTATGAGACGCTCGAAGACGCCATCGACGCCTGCGAAGAAGCCACTCAGATCATGGAAGAAATCATCTATAAGATGGCGTAG
- a CDS encoding IS3 family transposase, producing MISAAQTTHPQLSIRQLCALFGVGRTWYYTQPTEPDSQTVALRAAIETIILAFPGYGYRRVTKQLQRDGWTINHKRVLRVMRAESLLCQLKRHFVVTTDATHALRRYPNRIRDLDIVRPNQVWQSDITYIRLPAGFVYLACIIDSYSRRCIGWALSRTIDTALALDALEQALQTRQPAPGLIHHSDQGVQYASTAYVARLEEAGLAISMTSRGNPYENARAESFFKTLKTEEVNTNAYQSIEEAAANLDHFIEDVYNHKRLHSSLGYRSPAEFEVTNATTVTSL from the coding sequence ATGATCAGCGCTGCGCAGACAACCCACCCACAACTCTCGATCCGTCAGCTGTGCGCGCTCTTCGGTGTCGGACGCACCTGGTATTACACGCAGCCGACCGAGCCAGACAGCCAGACTGTGGCGCTCCGGGCGGCGATCGAGACCATCATCCTGGCCTTCCCCGGCTATGGCTATCGCCGTGTCACCAAGCAGCTCCAGCGTGATGGTTGGACGATCAATCACAAGCGCGTCTTACGGGTGATGCGCGCAGAATCCTTGTTGTGTCAGCTCAAACGGCACTTCGTCGTGACGACGGATGCGACCCATGCACTGCGGCGATACCCGAACCGGATCCGGGATCTTGACATTGTGCGACCCAATCAGGTCTGGCAATCAGACATCACCTACATCCGATTGCCAGCAGGCTTTGTCTACCTGGCCTGCATCATCGATAGCTATTCACGGCGCTGTATTGGCTGGGCGCTCTCACGCACGATCGACACCGCGTTGGCACTGGATGCCCTGGAGCAGGCACTCCAGACGCGGCAGCCCGCGCCGGGACTGATCCATCATTCGGATCAGGGCGTGCAGTATGCCAGCACAGCCTATGTGGCGCGGTTGGAGGAGGCGGGTCTCGCGATCAGCATGACGAGTCGTGGCAACCCGTACGAGAATGCCAGGGCTGAGAGCTTCTTCAAGACGCTCAAGACTGAGGAGGTGAACACCAACGCGTACCAGTCGATCGAGGAGGCTGCGGCCAATCTGGACCACTTCATCGAGGACGTGTACAACCACAAGCGGTTGCACTCCAGCCTCGGCTATCGGTCGCCTGCTGAGTTCGAGGTGACCAACGCAACGACCGTAACCTCTCTTTGA